One Vigna unguiculata cultivar IT97K-499-35 chromosome 7, ASM411807v1, whole genome shotgun sequence genomic region harbors:
- the LOC114189978 gene encoding putative pentatricopeptide repeat-containing protein At5g06400, mitochondrial yields MKSLTKLRFLDPLLLSPSHVLNLSNAAKLSRPRRETQQQLPNTNIPSDIDASRALFNEITQILGAQTVIPDQSPSGTLFPLETPQSEVRSEDRSACSTGVCENSAHNVGSLEDTQVGNMGKEDLSRIVDEITEIVRGENSSTSMEERLENLSYGLNSEVFDMVLKRCFTVPLLALRVFNWLKLKDGYSHTTQTYNTMLYIAGETKDFGLVKRLVEEMDECGIQKDVKTWTILVTHYGKARKISEALLALENMKRCGFEPDAVSYSAIIRSLCSAEKGDIAMEFYTDMVRKDMVCDVRLYETIMNCMARSGNTAAVSLLGNDMIRLSVMPENRVRSCMLKNLCISGRIEEALELIRDLKSKDLDLEPENYEILVRGLCKADRITDALHVVEIMKRRDMVDERIHGIIINGYLGRNDVDRALKVFQSMKESGCVPTISTYTELIQHLFRLSRYEEACMMYDEMLGKGIKPDIVAITAMVAGHVSQNRISEAWKMFNCMECQDIRPTWKSYEVFIKELCKASRTEDIVKVLHEMQASKIKIQDTIFRRVITYMEEKGEFAVIEKIQQMRKASTLDTEKFKESNKQVSSEIKVEEDVKVDLSKSEIDYSSTHRNLTTCTEQDFHEICRILSSSTDWSLIQEKLEGSTFRFTPELVIEILQNCNKHGSSVLKFFSWVGKQSGYRHTLESYNMAMKIAGCGKDFKHMRSLFFEMRRNNYPVTPETWTIMIMLYGRTGLTEMAMNCFKEMKADGYSPSRSTYKYLIIAFCGRKGRKVDDALQTYREMIGAGYAPDKELIEAYLGCLCEVGRVLEARRCADSLQNLGYTALLSYSLFIRALCRAGRVEEALALIEEVGEEKSILDQLTCGSIVHGLLRKGRLEEALAKVDAMKQKGIAPTIHVYTSLMVHFFKEKQVEKAMQTFEELQQSGHEPNIVTYSALIRGYMNVGRPIDAWNIFYRMKLKGPFPDFKTYSMFLTCLCKVGRSEEAMQLISEMLDSGIVPSTINFRTVFYGLNREGKTDLARVVLQQKSELRRKRKLVT; encoded by the coding sequence ATGAAATCATTAACTAAGCTCCGATTCCTGGATCCCCTTCTCCTCTCACCATCTCACGTTTTGAATCTTTCCAACGCTGCAAAACTTTCACGCCCTCGCAGAGAAACACAGCAACAACTTCCCAACACCAATATTCCTTCAGATATCGATGCTTCTCGTGCACTTTTCAACGAGATCACTCAGATTCTAGGTGCACAAACCGTGATCCCCGACCAATCACCATCTGGGACTTTGTTTCCACTCGAAACTCCCCAATCTGAAGTTCGTTCCGAGGACCGATCAGCTTGTAGTACAGGTGTTTGTGAAAATTCCGCACATAATGTTGGCTCTTTGGAAGATACTCAGGTGGGAAATATGGGTAAGGAAGATCTAAGCCGGATTGTGGAtgagattactgaaattgttagAGGGGAAAACAGTTCCACTTCTATGGAGGAGAGGTTAGAGAATCTAAGTTATGGGTTGAACAGTGAGGTTTTTGACATGGTGTTGAAGAGGTGCTTCACAGTGCCGCTGTTGGCTTTGAGGGTTTTCAATTGGCTGAAGCTCAAGGATGGGTATAGTCACACGACGCAGACTTATAATACCATGTTGTACATTGCTGGAGAAACTAAGGATTTTGGGTTGGTGAAGAGATTGGTGGAAGAAATGGATGAGTGTGGAATTCAAAAGGATGTTAAGACATGGACCATTCTTGTCACCCACTATGGGAAGGCAAGGAAAATTAGTGAAGCGTTGTTGGCCcttgaaaatatgaaaaggtGTGGTTTTGAACCGGATGCTGTTTCATATAGCGCAATTATCCGTTCACTTTGCAGTGCTGAGAAGGGAGACATTGCTATGGAGTTCTATACTGACATGGTCAGGAAGGATATGGTGTGTGATGTGAGGTTGTATGAGACGATCATGAACTGCATGGCAAGATCAGGAAATACGGCAGCTGTTAGTTTGCTTGGAAATGACATGATACGGTTGTCTGTGATGCCAGAAAACCGTGTTCGTAGCTGTATGCTGAAGAACTTATGTATTTCTGGGAGGATTGAAGAGGCCTTGGAATTGATTCGGGACCTCAAAAGTAAAGATTTAGATCTTGAACCTGAAAATTATGAGATTTTGGTTAGAGGACTGTGTAAGGCAGATAGAATCACGGATGCTTTACATGTTGTTGAAATTATGAAGAGAAGGGATATGGTTGATGAGAGGATCCATGGGATTATCATAAATGGGTATTTAGGGAGAAATGATGTTGACAGGGCGCTCAAAGTGTTTCAAAGCATGAAAGAATCCGGCTGTGTGCCTACTATTTCCACATATACCGAACTAATACAACATCTCTTTAGGTTGAGTAGGTATGAAGAAGCTTGCATGATGTATGATGAGATGCTGGGCAAAGGAATTAAGCCAGATATTGTGGCAATAACAGCTATGGTTGCAGGTCATGTTTCACAAAACCGTATATCTGAAGCATGGAAAATGTTCAATTGTATGGAGTGCCAAGACATCCGGCCCACTTGGAAATCGTATGAAGTATTCATTAAGGAGCTTTGCAAGGCTTCAAGAACAGAAGACATTGTCAAAGTATTGCACGAAATGCAGGCTTCAAAGATTAAAATTCAAGATACAATATTCCGTAGGGTTATAACATACATGGAGGAAAAGGGGGAGTTTGCTGTGATAGAGAAAATCCAGCAGATGCGTAAGGCATCCACACTTGATACTGAAAAGTTCAAGGAGTCAAACAAACAAGTATCTTCGGAAATTAAGGTGGAAGAGGATGTTAAAGTTGACCTATCAAAGTCAGAAATAGATTATTCCTCTACACACCGAAACCTAACGACTTGCACGGAGCAAGATTTTCATGAAATTTGTAGGATACTTTCATCCTCTACAGATTGGTCCTTAATCCAAGAAAAATTGGAGGGAAGTACCTTTCGCTTCACCCCAGAACTTGTTATAGAGATATTGCAAAATTGCAACAAGCACGGTAGCTCTGTTCTAAAATTCTTCTCATGGGTGGGAAAGCAATCTGGGTATCGACACACATTAGAATCTTACAACATGGCAATGAAAATTGCAGGCTGCGGCAAAGATTTCAAGCACATGCGTAGCTTGTTCTTCGAAATGCGTAGAAATAATTATCCAGTAACACCAGAAACATGGACAATCATGATAATGCTTTATGGTCGGACAGGTCTGACTGAGATGGCCATGAATTGTTTCAAAGAGATGAAAGCTGATGGTTATAGCCCCAGTAGGAGTACATACAAGTATCTGATAATTGCCTTTTGTGGGAGGAAAGGAAGGAAGGTTGATGATGCTCTCCAAACATACCGTGAGATGATTGGTGCAGGATATGCTCCTGACAAAGAACTGATTGAAGCTTACCTCGGTTGTTTATGTGAAGTTGGTAGAGTGTTGGAGGCCAGGAGATGTGCAGATTCTCTTCAGAATTTGGGCTACACAGCCCTTCTCAGTTACTCCTTGTTTATCAGAGCTCTTTGTAGAGCTGGGAGAGTGGAAGAAGCATTGGCATTAATTGAAGAGGTTGGGGAAGAAAAGTCTATTTTAGACCAGCTAACTTGTGGAAGCATAGTTCATGGTCTATTACGTAAGGGTCGACTAGAAGAGGCATTGGCCAAGGTGGATGCCATGAAACAGAAGGGAATAGCACCTACCATCCATGTTTATACATCACTGATGGTTCATTTCTTTAAAGAGAAACAAGTGGAGAAAGCTATGCAGACTTTTGAGGAGCTGCAACAGTCAGGTCATGAACCAAACATTGTCACATATTCTGCTCTTATACGTGGGTACATGAACGTGGGTAGGCCCATTGATGCATGGAATATCTTCTACCGTATGAAACTAAAGGGACCATTTCCTGATTTCAAAACGTATTCTATGTTCCTCACATGCCTTTGCAAGGTTGGGAGGTCTGAAGAAGCAATGCAACTTATTTCTGAAATGTTAGACAGTggaattgttccaagtactATAAATTTTCGAACGGTTTTTTATGGGCTAAACAGAGAAGGTAAAACTGATTTAGCCCGCGTTGTATTGCAACAAAAATCAGAACTAAGAAGAAAGCGCAAGCTCGTAACTTGA